A genomic segment from Kiritimatiellia bacterium encodes:
- a CDS encoding metallophosphoesterase: MRLAVLSDIHLVGPAELALAEDGYGRIRRHPDPIERFWRQGLYHVRRRFWNGHLRWRHTAFLRAMDEVAARQPDWVIVNGDYGGDLGGVGLSHRATLDSARLVVEQLRHRFPGKCRFVFGDHDIGKYSTTLREGGIRLASLEAGERDLRIPSFWHDKAPGGFHLIGINSSLLTLDFFLPEALEEEVPEWHRRRAEHLREVAESFESLPREARVILFCHDPSALAVLAGLPVIQRRLTQIEMTVVGHLHSPTLLRVARYAARLSGLRPRYPVARIVAKGLEGARSWAQFKPVVCPSTFGTGHHVAGGLLWIEPNDEGRLVAQRVRVHRRHYSRHKASKGRA, translated from the coding sequence GTGAGGCTCGCGGTCCTATCCGATATTCATCTGGTCGGACCGGCGGAGCTTGCGCTCGCCGAGGACGGATACGGTCGGATAAGGCGGCATCCGGACCCCATCGAGCGGTTCTGGCGACAAGGGCTCTACCATGTGCGTCGGCGCTTTTGGAATGGGCATCTGCGTTGGCGCCACACGGCCTTTCTGCGCGCGATGGACGAGGTCGCCGCGCGACAGCCCGACTGGGTGATTGTGAACGGCGATTATGGGGGCGACCTCGGTGGCGTCGGCTTGAGCCATCGCGCGACCTTGGATAGCGCGCGGTTGGTTGTGGAGCAGTTGCGGCACCGGTTCCCCGGAAAATGCCGATTTGTGTTCGGCGACCACGACATTGGAAAATACAGCACGACGTTACGGGAGGGGGGCATTCGACTGGCCAGCTTGGAGGCGGGCGAGCGGGACCTGCGAATTCCGTCGTTCTGGCACGACAAGGCGCCCGGTGGCTTTCACCTGATCGGCATCAACTCCTCGCTGCTGACTCTTGATTTCTTCTTGCCGGAGGCGCTCGAGGAAGAGGTACCCGAATGGCACAGGCGGCGGGCCGAGCACCTGCGCGAGGTGGCCGAAAGCTTTGAATCTCTTCCGAGAGAGGCGAGGGTGATCTTGTTTTGCCACGATCCGAGCGCGCTGGCAGTGCTCGCCGGATTGCCGGTGATCCAGCGGCGGCTGACCCAGATTGAGATGACGGTGGTCGGGCATTTACACAGTCCGACGCTGTTGCGGGTTGCCCGTTATGCGGCGCGTTTGAGCGGGCTTCGGCCGAGGTATCCGGTGGCGCGAATCGTCGCCAAAGGCCTGGAGGGGGCACGCTCGTGGGCGCAATTCAAGCCGGTGGTCTGCCCTTCCACGTTCGGGACCGGCCACCACGTGGCCGGTGGGCTGCTATGGATTGAGCCGAATGATGAGGGGCGCCTTGTCGCCCAGCGCGTGCGCGTGCACCGGCGCCATTATTCGAGACACAAGGCGTCGAAGGGGAGAGCGTGA
- a CDS encoding CBM20 domain-containing protein: protein MVAPKQRKTERTVTFEVKTVHPLPVGQQVFIAGDSKVLGNWRPDGLPLTRMGENLWSGYAILPVGDTVEYKITLGDWENEALDENGAVPGNHVLKPGGDITVRHVVTAWKSGRS, encoded by the coding sequence ATGGTTGCGCCAAAGCAACGTAAGACGGAGCGCACGGTCACGTTTGAGGTAAAGACTGTCCACCCGCTTCCGGTCGGTCAGCAGGTGTTTATTGCGGGAGATTCCAAAGTGCTCGGAAACTGGCGGCCCGATGGTCTGCCGCTGACGCGGATGGGCGAAAATCTCTGGTCAGGCTATGCGATTCTGCCGGTTGGCGACACCGTGGAATACAAGATCACGCTGGGCGACTGGGAGAACGAAGCCCTCGATGAGAACGGAGCGGTCCCGGGCAACCATGTCCTGAAACCGGGCGGCGACATCACCGTGCGGCACGTGGTGACGGCCTGGAAGTCCGGTCGATCCTGA
- a CDS encoding shikimate kinase — protein sequence MDMANSYHLLGDANIVLVGFMGTGKTSTGRALAARLGREFVDMDAVIEERERRSIPRIFAESGEPYFRALERCLTRELAGRRNLVIAPGGGIVLNPDNIRDFAAGGWVVALRASPEMILQRVGQDTSRPLLQTDDKLGRIRELLLKRRPLYDAIPIQIDTDGKTPEAVANEILDRLLRLAAAGNFPSGHTPRAS from the coding sequence ATGGATATGGCCAATTCTTATCACCTATTGGGAGACGCGAACATTGTCCTCGTCGGTTTTATGGGGACCGGCAAGACCAGCACCGGCCGGGCCCTGGCCGCCAGACTCGGGCGGGAATTCGTCGACATGGACGCGGTCATCGAGGAGCGGGAACGCCGCTCCATCCCGCGAATCTTCGCGGAGTCCGGCGAGCCGTATTTCCGCGCGCTGGAACGCTGCCTCACGCGTGAACTCGCCGGCCGCCGCAATCTCGTTATCGCACCCGGCGGCGGCATCGTCCTCAACCCCGACAACATCCGGGATTTCGCTGCCGGCGGTTGGGTGGTCGCCCTTCGCGCCTCGCCGGAGATGATCCTCCAACGCGTCGGCCAAGACACCTCCCGACCGCTTCTGCAAACCGACGACAAATTGGGCCGAATCCGGGAACTTCTTCTAAAACGCAGGCCCTTGTACGACGCCATTCCGATTCAGATCGACACGGACGGCAAAACGCCAGAAGCAGTAGCCAACGAAATCCTCGATCGCCTCCTGCGGCTGGCCGCAGCGGGCAATTTTCCCTCCGGCCATACTCCGCGGGCCTCTTGA
- a CDS encoding FHA domain-containing protein, whose amino-acid sequence MYRLVFHNGRYRGRRISVQQGDLLIGRDPSCQIDLADDEAVSRRHAILEQRADGVWLRDLGSLNPPTVNGQIVQGEVKLRAGDRIEIGSTLIEFQPVEIHFNTPKRRPSRLQRLAIASVLVILALEAYFIFVLPMRHRPAQQAAAPSKPSEAATPSAPAIQTESPAGAQGREPQAATQPPATVERQSAEPPPAVPDPIKREVEEIKQVISGLREELSAISTQLQTAAVAAPAAHPTPPASREQPERATRESAQTAEPRAREPEVRTETAQPPATPAVPQIAIPERPAAEDPLAARMRELLQLARLEAQKGNWLAADQALERLLILAPDNIPALVERARLYEQRGLLKEAGDVWARLMVLAAGTPLYTQAAAERQRLAREEIVQSMRRRATPEPAQPALPRRIRILAIERERFPGTKEFDEMRLARIVMRPRLGEGRIDVDDLRVWVVFFDRIVGTDSVTPTRARVPETPLRIESAWGAGEQKSVTATYIVPKNFRDEEETETGQRRSYEGVRVQIWYKGVLQDEDAIPKSLLKEEMPPMPPEGSPLAPRPVAARPADATVPRGR is encoded by the coding sequence ATGTACCGTTTGGTGTTCCATAACGGCCGCTACCGGGGCCGCCGAATTTCGGTCCAACAGGGCGATTTACTGATCGGACGCGATCCCTCCTGCCAGATCGATCTAGCTGACGATGAAGCTGTTTCCCGCCGGCACGCCATCCTAGAACAACGCGCCGATGGCGTGTGGTTGCGCGACCTGGGCTCGCTCAACCCGCCCACGGTAAATGGCCAGATTGTCCAGGGCGAGGTCAAATTGCGAGCGGGGGACCGCATCGAAATCGGCAGTACACTAATCGAATTCCAACCTGTTGAAATCCACTTCAATACACCGAAGCGAAGACCAAGCCGCCTGCAGCGGCTCGCTATTGCATCTGTGCTTGTGATCCTCGCGCTCGAGGCGTACTTCATCTTCGTACTCCCGATGCGCCATCGACCGGCGCAACAGGCCGCCGCGCCGTCAAAACCCTCCGAGGCCGCCACGCCGTCAGCGCCGGCCATTCAAACCGAATCTCCCGCCGGGGCGCAGGGCCGTGAGCCGCAAGCGGCCACACAGCCCCCGGCAACGGTCGAAAGGCAATCGGCTGAGCCCCCGCCAGCCGTTCCGGATCCGATCAAGCGTGAAGTCGAGGAAATCAAGCAAGTGATCAGCGGCCTTCGCGAAGAACTCTCTGCAATTTCAACTCAGCTTCAAACCGCCGCAGTTGCCGCCCCCGCCGCTCACCCGACCCCGCCAGCAAGCCGCGAACAACCCGAGCGGGCAACGCGGGAGTCCGCGCAAACCGCAGAACCGCGTGCTCGCGAGCCCGAAGTGCGGACAGAAACTGCCCAACCGCCCGCCACCCCGGCCGTGCCGCAGATCGCGATCCCCGAGCGGCCTGCCGCCGAAGACCCGTTGGCGGCGCGCATGCGGGAACTTCTCCAGCTCGCCCGACTCGAAGCGCAAAAGGGCAACTGGCTCGCCGCCGACCAGGCGCTGGAGCGTCTCCTCATCCTTGCTCCGGACAATATCCCCGCCCTGGTCGAACGCGCGCGCCTCTACGAGCAGCGCGGCTTACTCAAGGAGGCGGGCGACGTCTGGGCGCGACTGATGGTCCTCGCGGCCGGCACCCCACTGTACACCCAGGCGGCCGCCGAACGCCAACGGCTCGCCCGGGAGGAGATCGTCCAATCCATGCGCCGCCGCGCAACGCCCGAACCCGCGCAGCCCGCGCTGCCACGCCGCATCCGCATTCTGGCCATCGAACGCGAACGGTTCCCCGGCACCAAGGAATTCGACGAAATGCGCCTCGCGCGAATTGTGATGCGCCCGCGCCTCGGCGAGGGGCGTATCGACGTCGACGATCTCCGCGTGTGGGTCGTCTTCTTCGACCGCATCGTCGGCACGGATAGCGTGACCCCCACGCGCGCGCGTGTGCCTGAAACGCCGCTGCGCATCGAATCCGCCTGGGGCGCCGGCGAACAAAAATCCGTGACGGCCACCTATATCGTTCCCAAAAACTTCCGCGATGAGGAGGAGACTGAAACGGGTCAACGGCGGAGCTATGAGGGCGTCCGCGTGCAGATCTGGTACAAAGGCGTCTTGCAGGATGAAGACGCGATCCCGAAATCGCTTCTCAAAGAGGAAATGCCGCCAATGCCGCCGGAAGGATCCCCGCTCGCGCCCCGACCGGTCGCAGCCCGGCCTGCCGACGCCACTGTTCCCAGGGGCCGCTGA
- a CDS encoding KTSC domain-containing protein: MTATSSKPTPSNPAPGAAIRFQTRPPMKSAPAKSKGLTIAVAVVSGVAVLGLGAAGFFLARSASLGSENEVHRSAAVDLAKALNVSVDTNEILSGQSWEKVTAALTALRNEAERLRARVKELEPEVDEAARLRATLQTAESNARQAAIQVADLKKQLDDAQAASQKKIQELEKELGETKKALDRTRARIAELEAAAPVAVPQTGGEPVSEDTVAVQEPAPEPVAAPAAKDALSFTFPPNRRELLQSAAYLEASKTLIVTLVDGVEIRYSNVPKVAYDSLIASPVFETFYRIHILGRYPASIDDKAAVRELGRP, encoded by the coding sequence ATGACTGCAACCTCATCCAAGCCAACCCCATCCAATCCTGCGCCTGGAGCGGCGATACGATTTCAGACGCGACCGCCGATGAAATCGGCGCCTGCAAAATCGAAAGGGTTGACGATCGCGGTTGCGGTGGTCAGCGGAGTGGCGGTTCTGGGCCTCGGGGCAGCCGGATTTTTCCTGGCGAGGTCGGCCTCTCTCGGCTCGGAGAATGAGGTTCACCGGTCGGCGGCGGTGGACCTTGCAAAGGCGCTGAATGTTTCGGTCGACACGAATGAGATTCTATCGGGCCAGTCATGGGAGAAGGTGACCGCGGCTCTGACAGCGCTTCGCAACGAGGCCGAACGGCTACGCGCGCGAGTGAAGGAGCTCGAGCCGGAGGTGGACGAGGCGGCGCGTTTGAGGGCCACGCTCCAGACGGCCGAGTCGAATGCAAGGCAGGCGGCGATCCAGGTGGCGGACCTGAAGAAGCAGTTGGACGACGCGCAGGCGGCCTCGCAGAAAAAAATTCAGGAGTTGGAGAAAGAGCTTGGAGAAACGAAAAAGGCGCTGGATCGAACTCGGGCGCGCATCGCGGAATTGGAAGCTGCCGCCCCAGTTGCCGTTCCCCAAACCGGCGGCGAGCCCGTATCGGAGGACACGGTGGCTGTTCAAGAGCCTGCGCCGGAACCGGTGGCTGCGCCCGCTGCGAAGGACGCGTTGAGCTTCACATTCCCGCCCAACCGACGGGAGCTCCTCCAGTCGGCGGCCTACCTCGAGGCGAGCAAAACGCTGATCGTCACGCTTGTGGACGGCGTCGAAATTCGGTATTCGAACGTGCCGAAGGTTGCCTATGATAGTCTGATTGCGTCTCCGGTGTTTGAAACATTCTATCGCATCCACATTCTCGGCCGGTATCCGGCCTCGATCGACGACAAAGCCGCTGTCCGCGAGCTCGGCCGCCCTTAA
- a CDS encoding ParA family protein, protein MAARVIAVANQKGGVGKTTTTVNLSAGLAERGRRVLILDFDPQANATSGLGLEKRPGRSLYPVLLGRAPLESQIVETSVPRLAIVPSEVNLAGAEVDIPQMDRYLHKLQDALRPVSESTRFDYVFIDCPPSLGILTMNALTAADSILLPIQCEYYALEGLSVMIRLVDQIRDGGANPRLEIEGILLTMYDQRTNLANQVVQQVVEHFPSLVYETLIPRSVRVSEAPSHGKPVLFYDRNCTGTLAYRQLAREFLARDQARHRGAGADRAPAIPDTEPTPPAE, encoded by the coding sequence ATGGCCGCGCGGGTCATCGCCGTCGCCAATCAGAAAGGCGGGGTTGGGAAGACCACCACCACGGTGAATCTCTCCGCCGGTCTAGCCGAGCGCGGTCGCCGCGTTTTGATTCTGGATTTTGACCCCCAGGCCAACGCGACCAGCGGTCTCGGTCTGGAAAAGCGGCCCGGGCGGAGCCTGTACCCTGTGTTGCTGGGGCGGGCGCCCTTGGAGTCTCAAATTGTCGAGACCTCGGTCCCGCGCCTCGCAATCGTGCCTTCAGAGGTGAATCTGGCCGGCGCGGAGGTCGACATCCCGCAAATGGACCGGTATCTGCACAAGTTGCAGGACGCGCTACGCCCGGTATCCGAGAGCACGCGGTTCGATTACGTATTCATCGATTGCCCGCCGTCACTCGGCATCCTGACGATGAATGCACTGACCGCCGCAGATTCCATTTTATTGCCCATTCAGTGCGAATATTACGCGCTGGAAGGCTTGAGTGTGATGATTCGATTGGTCGATCAGATTCGGGATGGCGGGGCGAATCCGCGTTTGGAAATCGAGGGCATCCTTCTCACGATGTATGACCAGCGGACGAATCTGGCGAACCAGGTGGTGCAACAGGTCGTCGAGCATTTTCCATCCCTGGTGTATGAGACACTGATTCCCCGAAGCGTCCGAGTGAGCGAGGCGCCGAGCCACGGCAAGCCGGTGTTGTTCTACGATCGAAATTGCACGGGGACTCTCGCCTATCGGCAACTGGCGAGGGAATTTTTAGCGCGCGATCAGGCCCGACATCGAGGGGCTGGCGCAGACAGGGCCCCGGCCATCCCAGATACGGAGCCGACTCCGCCGGCTGAGTAG
- a CDS encoding ParB/RepB/Spo0J family partition protein yields the protein MPAKSGGLGRGLGALIRDTQAPRSEMNDIPAELNQRPGPTRVKLSAIRPGPWQPRRSFDEASLEELAQSIREHGVLQPLLLRRTGPETFELIAGERRFRAAQLAGASDVPAIILDATDQSALEIALIENLQRSDLTLLEEAEGYRALAEKFNLTQDQIAARVGRARSTVANALRLLDLPVFVRQLIAERKLSPGHAKALLGLEQPRDQEALAQKCVEGDWSVRQLERAVNRLKRGVRRARSRSSDIPESHLQYVTDQLHQKLGTAVRLTPCRTFANGRKAKGTIEIDFYSPDDLDRILVVLGIAGEL from the coding sequence ATGCCGGCTAAATCAGGCGGGCTTGGCCGCGGTCTCGGGGCGCTGATTCGGGACACTCAGGCGCCTCGTTCGGAAATGAATGATATCCCCGCCGAACTCAACCAACGCCCGGGCCCCACCCGCGTAAAGCTTTCAGCGATCCGCCCGGGGCCCTGGCAACCGCGCCGATCTTTTGACGAGGCCTCTCTTGAAGAGTTGGCCCAATCGATCCGGGAACACGGCGTCCTGCAACCGTTGCTTTTGCGCCGGACAGGCCCAGAGACGTTTGAACTCATCGCGGGGGAGCGGCGGTTCCGTGCCGCGCAACTGGCGGGGGCATCGGATGTGCCAGCCATTATTCTTGACGCCACCGACCAATCGGCGCTGGAGATCGCACTCATCGAAAACCTACAACGCTCCGACCTGACGCTTCTGGAAGAGGCGGAGGGTTATCGCGCGCTGGCTGAAAAATTCAACCTTACGCAGGACCAGATTGCCGCCCGTGTCGGCAGGGCGCGATCCACCGTGGCTAACGCCCTGCGCCTGCTCGACCTGCCTGTATTCGTGCGCCAGCTTATCGCCGAGCGAAAATTGTCGCCGGGCCACGCCAAGGCTCTTCTCGGCTTGGAGCAGCCGCGCGACCAGGAGGCGCTCGCACAGAAATGTGTCGAGGGGGACTGGTCGGTTCGACAACTCGAACGGGCCGTAAACCGCCTGAAACGCGGAGTTCGCCGCGCAAGGTCCCGCTCGTCGGACATTCCGGAGAGCCACCTCCAATATGTGACCGACCAACTGCATCAGAAACTCGGAACGGCGGTGCGCCTCACGCCATGCCGCACCTTCGCAAACGGCCGAAAAGCGAAGGGCACTATCGAAATCGATTTTTATTCACCGGACGATCTGGACCGAATCCTGGTGGTTCTGGGCATCGCCGGCGAACTGTGA
- a CDS encoding outer membrane beta-barrel protein, which yields MKWIKSVIAGSLTAAILCDFAAALTETAQNIQLKNRLRVGWDNNVYEEEREEDRDESFKLIEEIELLLNFDFEQSFFGLRYRPSFVWWTDREPDDTDFHHELDLVLAHNFTPRLSLNAKNTMRLAEIPELIDRGSVVRENDDYTYNLTDAVIGYRITEATRVELGGRYTILRYDENEERAKTDDYDITAVGVTLRHQWLQDTAVSADLRLENTEYIDTEERSSESVFYGVGLEQIFSPNLVGSVRGGIQDKSFDSAQISDEQNPFGDLSLTYLPSPKTRITLGAGYSMFEPDVFPFASQDRLLSYLTIGHDISARLQLFLATSLQLSDYSQDQTLDDPRYRKMDGEETVWQASGRVSYMINRKNYLELGVQYLDFSTDLRDEFDRTRVEVGWRTQL from the coding sequence ATGAAATGGATCAAGTCCGTGATCGCCGGTTCGCTGACGGCGGCAATCCTGTGCGACTTTGCGGCTGCACTTACGGAAACGGCTCAAAACATACAGTTGAAAAACCGCCTGCGCGTGGGCTGGGACAATAATGTGTATGAGGAGGAGCGCGAAGAGGATCGTGACGAAAGCTTCAAACTGATTGAAGAAATTGAGTTGTTACTGAACTTTGATTTTGAGCAGTCATTTTTCGGTCTCCGCTATCGACCCTCCTTTGTTTGGTGGACTGATCGCGAGCCAGATGACACCGATTTCCATCATGAACTCGATCTCGTCCTCGCGCACAATTTCACGCCCCGCCTATCGCTCAATGCCAAAAATACCATGCGCCTAGCTGAAATTCCTGAGTTGATCGACCGGGGTTCGGTGGTGCGCGAAAATGATGATTACACGTATAATTTGACCGATGCGGTGATCGGATACCGCATTACAGAAGCAACACGCGTCGAGCTGGGTGGGCGTTACACGATCCTCCGCTATGATGAGAATGAGGAACGAGCTAAAACCGACGACTACGACATCACCGCTGTCGGTGTCACTCTTCGGCACCAGTGGTTGCAGGACACGGCAGTCTCCGCAGATCTCCGACTGGAAAATACCGAATACATCGATACGGAAGAGCGCAGCTCCGAGAGTGTTTTTTACGGGGTGGGATTGGAGCAGATTTTCTCTCCAAACTTAGTTGGGTCGGTCCGGGGCGGCATTCAGGACAAGTCCTTTGACTCCGCGCAAATCAGTGATGAACAAAATCCTTTCGGAGACCTCTCGCTGACGTACCTTCCTTCGCCGAAAACGCGAATTACATTGGGTGCAGGTTATTCGATGTTTGAACCGGATGTCTTTCCTTTCGCAAGCCAAGACCGCCTGCTAAGCTATCTTACGATTGGTCACGACATCTCCGCCCGCTTGCAGCTGTTCCTTGCCACAAGCTTGCAGTTGAGCGATTACAGCCAGGACCAGACGCTGGATGATCCTCGGTATCGGAAGATGGACGGCGAGGAGACCGTCTGGCAGGCCAGCGGGCGCGTGAGCTACATGATTAACCGGAAGAACTACCTCGAACTGGGCGTCCAGTACCTCGATTTCAGCACTGACCTGCGTGATGAATTCGATCGTACGCGCGTCGAGGTGGGTTGGAGAACGCAGCTCTAA
- a CDS encoding polysaccharide biosynthesis tyrosine autokinase encodes MATDPQSESRLHFLDYWRVIKSRKEIILAVVLLVVLTGIFYTLTMPKIYRANARISVREDMLDVPVFERQFGTPYNPFFLKTQYEIIQSRPILYQVIQNLDLQRKWAAKFGAEGGMLRREDAYAILSKMVRVTQFRDTSLIDIQVYSEDREEAARIANEIANVYREQRLSVKRREVKRGVEALENELQKQQERVDAAEAELERIRREGGVALIQRGMRVDKVRLQQLEADRIAARVDMLVREARKNQLEALDGDELLNASAYIVNDPTLLSLRRQIADTEVQLKLLLENLGTQHPEVRRVQAALDELRNKLNAALDGLKKGIRADYEVARAKYLALEAELEAVRKADIEAEGEQYLPFERAQRNVEIQREILTALRARIAQQGIELEVPRTPVEVVEPAEPPPENRFVSPRYALNIALSGVIGLLVGIGLAFFIEYLDTSVKTVEDVERHLGLPVIGIIPQKVRSLMEEGPDSPHAEAYRVLRTNIQFARKIEGPVGSIAVVSGGAGEGKSTTLFNLAYVCAQLGDKVIIVDSDLRRPVLHTFLGLSNRFGLTNVLLKEASVEEAIKATSLPNLHFLPSGKLPRSSLGLLDSQRMRDLVRTLKARYDVVLFDSPPIVGVSDASILASEVDGVLFIVQYRKYPRDISARARRMLENVGANVLGVVLNNINILRDDNYYYYHSYYSQYYERSPEATPAEEFAASGTGNKDKI; translated from the coding sequence ATGGCTACGGATCCTCAGAGCGAATCAAGGCTCCATTTCTTGGACTATTGGCGGGTGATCAAATCCCGCAAGGAAATCATTCTGGCCGTTGTCCTTCTCGTCGTGCTGACGGGCATCTTCTACACCCTCACGATGCCCAAAATTTACAGAGCCAACGCGCGCATCTCCGTGCGCGAGGACATGTTGGACGTGCCGGTCTTTGAACGCCAGTTCGGCACTCCCTACAATCCTTTTTTCCTCAAAACCCAGTACGAAATCATCCAGTCGCGCCCCATCCTTTATCAGGTGATTCAAAACCTCGATCTGCAGCGGAAATGGGCCGCTAAATTTGGGGCCGAGGGCGGGATGCTGCGACGCGAGGATGCGTATGCCATCCTGTCAAAGATGGTCCGCGTCACGCAGTTTCGTGACACGAGCCTGATCGATATTCAGGTTTACAGTGAGGACCGCGAGGAGGCGGCCCGCATCGCGAATGAGATCGCCAACGTCTATAGGGAGCAGCGTTTGTCGGTCAAGCGGCGTGAGGTCAAACGGGGGGTCGAGGCGTTGGAGAACGAACTGCAGAAGCAGCAGGAGCGAGTCGATGCTGCCGAGGCGGAACTCGAGCGGATTCGACGCGAGGGCGGCGTTGCGCTCATTCAACGCGGCATGCGCGTTGACAAAGTCCGGCTCCAGCAACTCGAGGCTGATCGGATTGCCGCACGGGTGGACATGCTCGTTCGGGAGGCGAGAAAAAACCAGCTCGAAGCGCTGGACGGCGATGAGCTTCTGAACGCCTCGGCCTACATTGTGAACGATCCGACGCTTCTGTCGCTTCGGCGCCAAATCGCGGATACGGAAGTCCAGCTCAAGCTTCTACTCGAAAACCTCGGCACCCAGCACCCGGAGGTTCGCCGTGTCCAAGCCGCCCTCGATGAGCTCCGCAACAAGCTCAATGCGGCTTTGGATGGATTGAAGAAAGGCATCCGGGCCGACTACGAGGTCGCACGCGCCAAGTATCTCGCATTGGAGGCAGAGTTGGAGGCAGTCCGGAAAGCGGATATCGAAGCCGAGGGGGAACAATATTTGCCATTTGAGCGCGCTCAGCGAAATGTGGAGATTCAGCGCGAGATCCTGACCGCTCTGCGCGCGCGAATTGCTCAGCAGGGCATCGAACTTGAGGTGCCCCGCACGCCGGTGGAGGTCGTGGAACCGGCCGAACCTCCGCCTGAAAATCGATTCGTCAGTCCGCGATATGCACTAAATATCGCACTGAGTGGCGTCATCGGGTTGCTCGTCGGTATCGGCCTCGCATTCTTCATCGAATATCTGGACACTTCTGTGAAGACTGTCGAGGACGTCGAACGGCATCTAGGACTGCCGGTCATAGGCATCATCCCCCAGAAGGTCCGCTCCCTGATGGAAGAGGGGCCGGACAGTCCCCACGCAGAGGCGTATCGTGTCCTGCGAACCAATATTCAGTTCGCACGAAAGATCGAAGGGCCGGTGGGCTCCATCGCCGTGGTCAGTGGCGGCGCGGGAGAGGGCAAGTCGACGACGCTCTTCAACCTCGCCTATGTGTGCGCACAGTTGGGCGACAAAGTGATCATTGTGGACTCCGACCTGCGGCGGCCAGTCTTACACACGTTTTTGGGGCTTTCCAACCGTTTTGGGCTCACGAACGTGTTGCTAAAAGAGGCGTCAGTGGAGGAAGCGATCAAGGCGACGTCCCTGCCGAATCTTCATTTTCTGCCGAGTGGGAAGCTGCCGCGCTCTTCGTTGGGGCTTCTCGACTCGCAGCGCATGCGGGATCTTGTGCGTACGCTAAAGGCCCGATATGACGTCGTTTTGTTTGATTCACCCCCGATTGTGGGCGTGAGCGATGCGTCCATTCTGGCCAGCGAGGTCGATGGCGTTCTGTTCATCGTTCAGTACCGCAAATACCCGCGGGATATTTCGGCACGGGCACGGCGCATGCTGGAAAATGTCGGGGCGAACGTGTTGGGCGTGGTCTTGAACAACATTAATATTTTGCGCGATGACAACTACTACTACTATCACTCCTACTATTCGCAGTATTATGAGCGTTCACCCGAAGCCACTCCAGCCGAAGAGTTTGCTGCCAGCGGCACGGGCAACAAAGACAAAATCTGA
- a CDS encoding polysaccharide export protein encodes MATLLRIAAALGAAVAIVWASAGCARLRGNRAVETAENVVAPQEIQPAATEETGPPQAVHSPESEPRVESTPPSPSSEERPVTAVAYRIRPNDPLVIYLRGIMPRDEEIQLIVNERGGIALPFIGEIIAAGKTASELEREIQKTYIERDIYRMVTVNVIVPSQSFFVQGEVRVPQRYPMVTGMTLMQAIAAAGGYTEYADKRRVTLTRGGVVRSYNMREIERDPRLDVVIEPGDVIRVPRSIF; translated from the coding sequence ATGGCCACCCTCTTGCGCATCGCTGCGGCGCTTGGCGCGGCTGTTGCCATCGTATGGGCGTCCGCGGGATGTGCGCGGTTGCGCGGAAACCGGGCCGTGGAGACGGCGGAGAACGTCGTCGCGCCGCAGGAGATCCAACCGGCTGCAACTGAAGAAACAGGGCCGCCTCAGGCGGTCCACAGTCCTGAATCGGAACCGCGCGTCGAGTCTACGCCCCCTTCACCCTCCTCCGAAGAGCGGCCCGTAACAGCGGTCGCTTATCGAATTCGCCCCAACGATCCATTGGTGATCTATCTCCGCGGCATCATGCCCCGCGATGAGGAGATTCAACTGATTGTTAACGAACGTGGAGGAATTGCCCTGCCCTTCATTGGCGAGATCATCGCGGCGGGCAAGACGGCATCCGAACTCGAGCGCGAAATCCAAAAAACCTATATTGAGCGGGATATCTATCGGATGGTGACCGTCAATGTGATTGTCCCTTCCCAAAGCTTTTTCGTTCAGGGCGAGGTGCGAGTTCCGCAGCGATATCCAATGGTGACGGGCATGACGCTGATGCAGGCCATCGCGGCTGCCGGCGGCTATACGGAGTATGCCGACAAGCGCCGCGTGACATTGACCCGAGGCGGCGTTGTCCGATCCTATAATATGCGCGAGATCGAGCGCGATCCGCGGCTCGATGTCGTCATAGAGCCTGGCGATGTCATCCGGGTACCTCGCAGCATCTTCTGA